The Saprospiraceae bacterium genomic interval CTGATCATCAACGGCAGATTCGTTGGTGATCAGCCCATAGTGTAGGTGCAGATCCATCTTCGATGAGTCTATTTTGAGGCGGTCTATACCGCATTTTATGGCTACCAACTTGTGACGGTTTTGATTATAGTTTGATTGCGAATTCCAGGACACTAGTTATTTTTTTTCAACCTTACACGCTCTCGATGTTTATCCACTATATGTTGAAATAGGGATTTAACGCCCTGGTATTCTTCGGGCAGAAATTCAGTTTTATTGACAGAGAGCAGCGTGTTGATTTTTAATTGGCCTTTGATGCCATCTTCGCACACCATGGTATATTTGATGGTTTTATCATCTGCCTGGATCAAGGAAGAAGCAGGTATGGAATCCAACGAGTAGGATTGTGAAAAGTTGATTTCAATATTAGTAGTGATCATCCAGGGGTAACTGTATTGAATTGGAACATTACGGGTGATGGCCTGAAATGGGTTAGCAGTGAGCACATCCAATAAACCGGGTCCAAAAGACAAATGGTTTCCAACAGTATCCTTTTCAGTTTCTATGTGAATAATCGAACTGATAGACAATTCTTTTTCCCTGTCATTGAACCCTTCGACTTTTCGATTGGTGAATGTGATGCCGGGGTGATTTTTTTCGAGATAGTCAAAATAATAGTCTATGCCGTTAGAGTCTATTAATTCACTTCTCATCTTGTAGGCTGCATAACTATACAACCGCTCAGTATACTCCCCGGTGAGATTTTCGGAAGTATCCAGGTGGAGCTGATAATTGATTTGAGTCTGGCCCAGCTTATTAGCATTGAGTTCTATCCAAAATCCTTCGCGTTCATTGATCAATACTCCAGCAGTATGGACACACTGAGGGGACAATGAAAAGCTGTTGCCATACGGGTCTGAAGCATCCATCAGGTTGATCTTGCCTCCGCTAAAGACAGCAACCACGACATAATTGAGCTTTGAAAGGGTCGGGAATTCTTGAATTAATTTGCCATTATTGGATGTAGTAAGCACTACAGGATAAGCTCTGTAGTCTAAGGCCCTGAGCAATCCCACCAATACCAGATTGATATCAGCCACATTGCCTGTATGCCTGGATATAATTTTATTTAGATGATCACTGGCATAGATACCATACCCACCATCCCACTTGATTTGTGATTGGATGAAGTGATATGCATCCTGGAGCGTGTCAGCACGTGTTTTATCATTGGATAAAAATTCTTTTTTTAAATTCTTGAACAAACCACTCTTTAAAAGCTGATTGCCGAAATACGGATGATTGTACAGGTATTTATTGGCATTCGGCCAGTTGGAGGTATAATCAATGCTTTGATCCGGATTTGGTGCCAACTCAAACTCAAGTCTTCTTCTAAAAGTGTTGGGATATAATACGAAGGGATATTGGATATAAGCGGGTACATTGGTTGAAGAATAGGTAGTCACTAATGCTTCATAGCCATCGATAAGGGACTTATAGAAATCACTGACGATTTTAATGGAGTCATCACCCCAGGCATATACAGGATAGGTTATAAAGTCCGGAATGGTCGTTTCATATTGGCTTTTCAGGACAGGCAACGCTCGCTGAAAATCCCAGCCATGGAAATTGGTCAAATAGTCAGATTCAATCGTGTATTGTACTTCAAGGATGCTGCCTTCGTGTACATTGGGTAAGGTGATTTCCATATCCTGGTAATAACCGTTGCTCGAATATTTGATGGAAGTTTTATCCAGCTTGTTTTCATAAATGATATCATCGGTCACATTAAAAGTGGATGCACGAAGATCCTTCAGTTCTTCGCTGGAAGCGGGTGATTGATATAATGAAAGGTATACTTTGTTTGCATCCGGAGGAAAAGAATCCAATAATTTGATGGCAAAATGTCGTGTAAACTCTACTCTAAGTCCTTGAGGGTTTGTGATGATCCCTGCACTACCACTATCAAACAAATAATAAGCGGTAGCTGTGGTATCAAAAGCACATTTGACCAGATCAAATTCAGAAGGTACATGATTGCCGAAGACCGTTTTTAGCCGGGCTGTTTGAGCCCATATCAAAGTGCCGGAGGATAAAATCACCAAAATGGATATTAACAGTCTAGACATTTGATTATTCATATATATACAAAGCCCAATTTAATCTTTTGAGCTTAATAAAAGGGTACCAAAAGGGTAAAATTTAAAAAAACTCTTTACACCTGCTCTGCAGGTAATCCGAGCGTATGGATCGTGCCTGATGCAGCAAAATGCTTTCCGATGATTCTAAATCGCTGTAAACTATTGGGTGGAAAGTACAAGGAAGTAAGACTGCATTTGCCCTTGTCTGCAAATATTTCGATAGAGTGGTTATCTAAAAAAATGTGCAGGGGTAGCAAATGGCCACTAGTAGTTTTGGCACTTTCAATCGAAGGATAGGATGGATGAAATGACAATGCTTTGCTCGTTCGATCCAGGGACAGTTGATGTTTTACAGGATCCCAAATGAGTAATAGTTTTGCCTTGTTACCAAAGTCAAATTCAAGGGTGCATATTTTATGAGAATCCAACAGAAGCTCAAACTCCATAGATTCAGACAGGGCCAGCTCCCATTCCACTTCTTGAGACATCGGGCTTTTAGCAAACTCCAGGCTTTTAGATCTTAATTTTTTTAATTCAGCTATCGGTTGTTGCAGCAAGGTGAAGGAACCATCTGTGTTTTTCGCCAGGGAGAGTTCTCTGGGGATAGAAATCATTGACTTCCACGAAAGCGTGGGTAGGTGGTCTTTATACGACTCATTCGTGATTGCAGCCACCATGATCTGCCGATGTTCCGGTGCATTTGAAAATACGCGCGGGGCAAAAAGGTCTTTTCCGAAATCTACAGGATTGACCAGATCAAGGGCGTGATCGCACATAAACGCTTTACCATTAAATACGCCTACAAAATATCTGGCACCAGGATAATCATCACCGGTTGTTACGATTAAAACCCATTTTTTTACATCTTGTTGATTGACCACCGACAGTGGAATGATCGTAACTCGTGTCCACTCCTTTTTGAAAGATGGGTGCCCGCCGAAATCGCTGCTAAACTCCCATTTGATGAGGTTTTTAGAGGTATGAATTTGTATTTTGAATTCGTTGATCAAGGAAATCACCATGATCCATCGACCACTCTCCGGATGCCAAAATATAAACGGGTCGCAGAGCTTCGATTTCTTGATGTCCAGTCCTATACTTTGAGGGTAAACCTGCCAGTTCTTCCCTCCATCCAGGCTAAAACTCATAGACCATACCTGTTTGCCCTTGATCTGTTCGCTATATATAGTAACCAGGGGAGATTTGGTCGCCGTACCTAAACCACAGGTGTTCTTATGATCATGTACGATACAACCGGCTAAGCTTTCGTTTGATTTAAAACTCAGACCAGGAGCGTTTGTAATCCAATGGATGAGATCATTAGACTGAATCAGGCAATATTCTGTTTTTGAATCAGACTGCTCTAAAACAGACTGCAGGAAGTACAGCCGATACTGCCCTTTATAATAGATAGGGGCCACCGGCGATAGGATTTGATGGCTTGAAGAAGCATAATGATATATCGGTTTTGAGCTTGCGAGTTTGTCTGTTTTACTTTTCGACATATAAAATGTGCATTATAAAATAAACAGGAGTGGAGTCGACATTACGTTCTAACAAAGTGCGAAAATATTGCTATTTACGCAGTGTAAGGATTTATTTTTGAAAGTATCATGCAGCACAGTATTGTCCTGCCTGCCCGATCAATTTTTATTGATTAAGCCACCTATAGTTCGTCAATTTACCTAAATTTGGTTCTTTAATAAACTCTCTCAAATGAACAAATTAATCAACATTTTATTTGTATTGGTAGCATTTGCCGCCTGTACCACGAGTAAAAAAGCTACAATCACCCCTACAACCAATACTAAAAATGGGACTTCGGGGAGTACAGCAATGGCAGGGGTCAGTCAAATGACCTTGAAAGACACCATTACTCCAAAATCTGATACCGCCAAGCCGGCTGCTGCAAAGTCTACTGATGCTGCCAAAAAGGGGCCTAAACCTTTTAAAGAGGTAATTACTGCCAAAGCTGAATCCAGAGAAGGCATGTTTACTGTACATAAGGTAGAGGACAAATACTATTTCGAATTGCCATATGCTATGTTGGGTAAAGACATGCTGGCCATTACTCGATACAGGCGTACGCCTACCTCCGGTGGTTATGGTGGAGAATTGGTCAATCGTCAGATGGTCAGATTTGAGAAAGGGACAGAACAAAAAGTTTTCCTTAGAGCCAAAGCGCTGGTCAATGCTAGCGCAGATACTTCTGCTCCAATCTACAAGGCGGTATTGAATAGCAATGTAGATCCGATAGCCGCTGCTTTTGATATTGTATCCATTAGAAAAGATACCAGCTTATTGATAGAGGTGACCAGTCTATTTTCCGGTGATGCCCAGATTGTCGGACTCAATAGCACGCTCAAGTCGCTTTACCGACTTGGGGGAATACAAAGTGATCGCTCCTATATCGAGGATATCAAATCCTTTCCAATCAATATAGAGGTCAAGACTGTCAAGACCTTTGCTGTTTCACCTCCTCCCAATGGTCCAACGCCTCCCGGAGCGCCAAGATCTGTGACTTTGCCCGGTGGAGTAGTGTCTGGTTTCGCCACTATTGAATTAAATACCTCCCTGATCTTATTGCCAGAGGTGCCTATGAAAAAAAGATTGTTTGACCCAAGAGTGGGTTATTTTGCCACTGGTTATACTGTTTATGACGACGAAGGTCAACGTACTGAAGATCCTTCTTTCGCAGTGAGGTGGAGGCTTGAACCAAAAAATGAAGAAGATGCTCAAAAACAAAAAAGAGGCGAGCTCATAGAGCCTGCTAAACCTATTGTGTACTATATAGATCCTGCTACTCCTAATAAGTGGAGAAAGTATCTCATCTTAGGAGTCAATGACTGGCAAGCCGCTTTTGAGCAGGCCGGTTGGAAAAATGCCATTCGTGCTGAAGAGTTTCCGGAGAATGACAGTACTATGTCCCTGGAAGATGCCCGATTTTCTGCAATCAGATATTTTGCTTCTCCGGTTGAGAATGCCTACGGACCCAATGTCAATGACCCACGGACCGGAGAGATCCTTGAAAGCCATATTGGTTGGTATCATAATGTGATGAAACTTCTGCAAAAATGGTATCGGACCCAGGCTGGAGCAGTCGATCCCAGGGCCAGGGCTAATGAGTTTGATGATGAGCTGATGGGCCAACTGATACGATTCGTTTCTTCTCACGAAGTAGGACATACGCTTGGCCTTCGACACAATTTTGGTGCATCCAGTGCTACTCCTGTCGAAAAATTGCGCGATAAAAATTTTATAGCCCAGTATGGTCATACTTCCTCAATTATGGATTATGCACGCTTTAACTATGTAGCTCAACCGGAAGATGGTGTCAATGACTTATATCCCAGGATAGGGGACTATGACAAATGGGCTATCGAATGGGGTTACAAACCTATTTATAACACCAAAGATGAAAAAGAAGATCAATTGGTCCTCAATAAATGGTTTAGAGAAAAAGCTTACCCTAACCGAAGGTTATGGTTTTTGACCGAAATCAATCCATATGATCCTCGTAGTCAAAATGAAGACCTGGGTGACAATGCCATGGTTGCCTCTGAATATGGTATTAAAAATTTAAAAAGAATCATATCCAATCTTCCAGAGTGGACCAAAGATGAGGCAAAGGGATTTGATATTCTCAAAGAGTCGTATGAATCAGTGGTAGATCAGTTCAGAAGATATTTGGGTCACGTAGGGAAATATGTAGGCGGAATCTATGAAACTCCAATGACCTCTGATCAAAACAACGTGGTGTATGAAGCTACTCCAGCAGTATTACAGAAGTCGGCTGTTCAGTTTTTGAGCAAAAATATTTTTACTACCCCCACCTGGATCATTGATCCGGTGATACTCAACAGGATCCAACCTGGTCAAGGTCTTGACAATATCAGGGCCCTTCAGGAACCGGTGATTTTTAACCTATTGAACGAAGATCGACTCCAGCGCATGATGGAGACATCTTATGCAGATCCTAAGGCTTATGGTGTGCTTCAACTTCTAAAGGACATGCAATCAGCTATTTGGACAGATCTGGGTGGCTCCGGTGAGATCAATATATTCCGAAGAAATCTGCAGAAAATGTATGTTGAAAGACTTAATGGCATGCTCACTACCCCTGCCGGCCCATCCGGGCCAGTATCCGTGTTTGGTACGACCATACCTGGCAGGATGGATCCAAAGAAAAATGATATACTCAGTATCCTGAGAGGGCATTTAAAAAGTATGAAATCTTTAATTGACACTGCTGCTGCAAGAAGAGGCAACACGATCACGAAGATGCACCTGGAAGATCTTTCTAATCGAATCAAAACTACATTGGATCCTAAGTAAGTGGTTATGCCATGAATTTATTACAACATAGATTTATTTTAAACATATATAGCATTTGTAACATAAATAAATATATGAGCATTAATGCCATTAAATATTATAATCAAAAAAATGAGTTAAAACACTTTTGATATGGTCTATTCCAATTTTTTTGGCAAGAAATATGCAGTATCATTGTCGAAGGGTTGATTGATAATCTTGATCAACACTTTATGAGGTCGGTTCGCTGGGGGGTAAGAGCCGATCTCTTTTTTTTTATATTTTCTGGTCCTCATTCGCCTATACTTGAGCTTATTTAACTGTCATCACTGACGCTTCTATAAGTAAGCTGATCTCCTATATCTGATGGCTAAACCTTGCTCTGGCGATTTTAGTTTGCCATCAACCTACAAAAGGTAAAGTCATTTTTAACTAGTCTTAAAAGCGTACTTTTGCCAATGGATGGTTCGATTTTTCTGCACATGGCTTGGCATCACTCTCTTTTTTTCAGGGAGTGCCCAAATCATTTACACTCGTGAGTTTACCAACAAACTTTTAGCAGCAGGTGCAGGACTCAACATGCCAAAAGAAAGTTTTTATCATGTGATCCCCTGTGAGGATTCAAAAAATATATTTGATCTGTGCCTGGTATCGGAGCCTGATTCTTCAGAACTCAAGTTTGTAGTATTGGATGAAAAAGCAGTCACAAAGATTATTTTTCCGGAGATTCATTTTATGACTAAAGTAGCTTCTCTGGCTACTAATGATGATCGGTATTGGATCAGGACGCGTACGCCTTCTCCACAATCACTGCAAGAAACGATTCATGCAGATTGGGCTGGGGAGATGAGTTTTATCCCCAAAAGTGGCCTGACGGATAAAAAATATGCCAAAGCTTATTCTATCTACCGCCAGGACTATGGCATGCTCTTCGTGATTTTATTTTACAATTTTGAATATCCTGGATTTAACGAACATCTTAGATCAGTTTATTTTCAATCAAATAACTAAACCAATTTTATAAAAGAAATGTTTGTTTACAATATCACCTTGAATATGGAGTCAGATATAGAGATCGAAGCACTCGCATGGATCAAGGAAGAGCTGATACCAAGGATCATGAAAGCAGGCACATTTCATGAGTTTCAATTATGTAAGATAAGGTTTATGGACCAGGACACTCCAGCATATGCCATCCAGTTTTATAGCTCTAATGATATCGAAAAAGATAGATTGCTTATGAACGGTGAATCGAGCTATCTTGAATGGGTCAATGAAAAATTTGGGCTTCAGGTCATGCCATTTGCGACTATTCTGGATATTCTGGAACCTGCCTACCTTTCATTTATTAATAAAAACTGATTTTTGTATTAATTATACAGACTATAAACACTAGCAGTGAATTATTTTGAATTAACAGATATCCAACTGTCTGCCAAAGAAGTGGCCAGAGAGTTTGCACAAACCAGGCTGCTGCCAGGGGTGCTCGAACGTGACAAGCATATGCATTTTCCTGATGAATTGGTCAGCGAGATGGGTGCTCTTGGTCTTCTAGGCATGATGGTGGATTCACAGTATGAAGGTGGAGGGATGGATGCTATGTCTTATGCGCTGGCTATCGAAGAAATAGCAAAAGTCGATGCTTCAGCAGCGGTGATTATGTCTGTCAATAATTCGTTGGTTTGTCACGGCTTGCAATTATATGGCTCCCAGGAGCAAAAGCAAAAATATTTAGGAGATTTGGCTACCGGCAGATTGATCGGTTCTTTTTGTCTCTCAGAACCAGATGCTGGCAGCGATGCTACTCAACTCAAGACACAGGCAGAAGATCATGGTGATTATTATATCTTGCAGGGCACCAAAAATTGGATTACCAATGGTCACCGGTCCAATATCCATCTGGTTATGGCTCAAACCAATCCCGCTCTCGGGCACAAGGGTATCAATACTTTCATCGTCGAAAA includes:
- a CDS encoding DUF4286 family protein, which translates into the protein MESDIEIEALAWIKEELIPRIMKAGTFHEFQLCKIRFMDQDTPAYAIQFYSSNDIEKDRLLMNGESSYLEWVNEKFGLQVMPFATILDILEPAYLSFINKN
- a CDS encoding zinc-dependent metalloprotease, whose protein sequence is MAGVSQMTLKDTITPKSDTAKPAAAKSTDAAKKGPKPFKEVITAKAESREGMFTVHKVEDKYYFELPYAMLGKDMLAITRYRRTPTSGGYGGELVNRQMVRFEKGTEQKVFLRAKALVNASADTSAPIYKAVLNSNVDPIAAAFDIVSIRKDTSLLIEVTSLFSGDAQIVGLNSTLKSLYRLGGIQSDRSYIEDIKSFPINIEVKTVKTFAVSPPPNGPTPPGAPRSVTLPGGVVSGFATIELNTSLILLPEVPMKKRLFDPRVGYFATGYTVYDDEGQRTEDPSFAVRWRLEPKNEEDAQKQKRGELIEPAKPIVYYIDPATPNKWRKYLILGVNDWQAAFEQAGWKNAIRAEEFPENDSTMSLEDARFSAIRYFASPVENAYGPNVNDPRTGEILESHIGWYHNVMKLLQKWYRTQAGAVDPRARANEFDDELMGQLIRFVSSHEVGHTLGLRHNFGASSATPVEKLRDKNFIAQYGHTSSIMDYARFNYVAQPEDGVNDLYPRIGDYDKWAIEWGYKPIYNTKDEKEDQLVLNKWFREKAYPNRRLWFLTEINPYDPRSQNEDLGDNAMVASEYGIKNLKRIISNLPEWTKDEAKGFDILKESYESVVDQFRRYLGHVGKYVGGIYETPMTSDQNNVVYEATPAVLQKSAVQFLSKNIFTTPTWIIDPVILNRIQPGQGLDNIRALQEPVIFNLLNEDRLQRMMETSYADPKAYGVLQLLKDMQSAIWTDLGGSGEINIFRRNLQKMYVERLNGMLTTPAGPSGPVSVFGTTIPGRMDPKKNDILSILRGHLKSMKSLIDTAAARRGNTITKMHLEDLSNRIKTTLDPK
- a CDS encoding glycoside hydrolase family 32 protein → MSKSKTDKLASSKPIYHYASSSHQILSPVAPIYYKGQYRLYFLQSVLEQSDSKTEYCLIQSNDLIHWITNAPGLSFKSNESLAGCIVHDHKNTCGLGTATKSPLVTIYSEQIKGKQVWSMSFSLDGGKNWQVYPQSIGLDIKKSKLCDPFIFWHPESGRWIMVISLINEFKIQIHTSKNLIKWEFSSDFGGHPSFKKEWTRVTIIPLSVVNQQDVKKWVLIVTTGDDYPGARYFVGVFNGKAFMCDHALDLVNPVDFGKDLFAPRVFSNAPEHRQIMVAAITNESYKDHLPTLSWKSMISIPRELSLAKNTDGSFTLLQQPIAELKKLRSKSLEFAKSPMSQEVEWELALSESMEFELLLDSHKICTLEFDFGNKAKLLLIWDPVKHQLSLDRTSKALSFHPSYPSIESAKTTSGHLLPLHIFLDNHSIEIFADKGKCSLTSLYFPPNSLQRFRIIGKHFAASGTIHTLGLPAEQV